A genomic segment from Nicotiana sylvestris chromosome 1, ASM39365v2, whole genome shotgun sequence encodes:
- the LOC138871197 gene encoding uncharacterized protein, producing the protein MEFRGSWDHFLPLVEFAYNNSYQSNIQMALYETLYGRRRRSSVGWFKPREARLLGTKLVQDALEKVRVIQDRLCTSKSRQKSCTDRKVRYVAFMVGERVLLQDLPMKGVMRCRKKGKLSPRFIGPFEVLW; encoded by the coding sequence ATGGAGtttagaggttcttgggatcactTCTTGCCCcttgtggagtttgcctacaataacagttatcagtccaacattcagatggcactgtatgagACTTTGTATGGTAGACGACGTCGATCTTCAGTGGGTTGGTTCAAGCCgcgtgaggctagattattgggtacaaaattggttcaggatgctttggaaaaggttagggtgattcaggataggctttgcaCATCcaagtccagacagaagagttgcacggatcggaaggttcgctatgttgcattcatggttggagagcgggtcttacTCCAGGATTTACCTATGAAAGGCGTCATGAGGTgcaggaagaagggcaagctgagcccaaggttcattggtccatttgaggtgttgtGGTGA